One segment of Salmo trutta unplaced genomic scaffold, fSalTru1.1, whole genome shotgun sequence DNA contains the following:
- the LOC115187379 gene encoding CD5 antigen-like, with product MIPAVMILFWTTDLQAQSVSPPAQYSVRLVDGTTSCSGTVEVFYRGEWLGLCSEWWSMKVTKVLFRELDCGNVVSESRGPLFEDGRGGVRIFSRCRGHESSITQCDIIGGRGACNGRYYHHVTCSESVRLVDGAGLCSGRVEVKSNQSWASVCEADFDRQDAEVVCGELGCGAPAALQGGLYGEGEGQTWDNEFQCKGKESLLLDCDTSDRENNICLPGNAVGLTCSEPDDVRLVGGGSRCAGGVERYDQGEWRTVGSGDWARTRVAAVVCRQLGCGSAVSVLPGNTTGAHGLVCDGTESALRECVITFDRHSGLTVICSSVQPEIFLTDSMGGVSRGHQGPEVFRGYSFTITCSTQPQYPGGSFLLTFTGSNRTQTQPAVNHSAAFLFPAADDSHQGNYRCVYDNYGFSHNFSSESELLSLTITASPLPAFIIRHVVVLLILLTAITTFYLYYKPTRRQKRVNRVSSMDLYVNAMEMVSLSSRAEAGPGEERAAQGTE from the exons atCTCCAGGCTCAAAGCGTCAGTCCACCAG CTCAATACTCAGTCAGACTGGTGGATGGGACCACTTCCTGTTCTGGGACAGTGGAAGTCTTCTACAGAGGAGAGTGGTTGGGTCTATGTTCTGAGTGGTGGAGCATGAAAGTGACTAAGGTTTTGTTTAGGGAGCTGGACTGTGGGAATGTTGTATCTGAATCTAGAGGACCTCTGTTTGAAGATGGAAGAGGAGGAGTCAGAATATTTAGCAGATGCAGGGGACATGAGTCTTCTATTACTCAGTGTGACATCATAGGAGGACGTGGTGCCTGTAATGGTAGATATTATCATCATGTGACCTGTTCAG AGTCTGTGCGGCTTGTGGATGGAGCTGGTCTCTGCTCTGGGAGAGTGGAGGTGAAGTCCAATCAGTCCTGGGCCTCAGTGTGTGAAGCTGACTTTGACCGGCAGGATGCAGAGGTAGTCTGTGGGGAGCTTGGCTGTGGGGCTCCTGCAGCTCTACAGGGGGGGCTCTATGGAGAAGGTGAGGGTCAGACCTGGGATAATGAGTTCCAGTGTAAAGGCAAAGAGTCCCTTCTCCTGGACTGTGACACCTCAGACAGAGAAAACAACATCTGCCTACCTGGTAATGCTGTTGGACTCACCTGCTCAG AGCCTGATGAtgtgaggctggtgggaggaggcaGTCGCTGTGCTGGTGGAGTGGAGCGGTACGACCAGGGAGAGTGGAGGACTGTGGGATCTGGAGACTGGGCCAGGACACGTGTAGCTGCAGTAGTGTGTAGACAGCTGGGTTGTGGCTCCGCTGTTTCAGTACTACCTGGAAACACCACTGGAGCACATGGACTTGTCTGTGATGGTACTGAGTCTGCACTGAGGGAGTGTGTGATAACATTTGATCGCCATTCTGGACTCACAGTGATCTGCTCCTCAG TCCAGCCTGAAATCTTCCTGACTGACTCAATGGGAGGGGTCTCCAGGGGCCACCAGGGGCCCGAGGTGTTCAGGGGCTACAGCTTCACCATCACCTGCTCCACTCAGCCACAGTACCCAGGAGGCTCCTTCCTGCTCACGTTCACCGGCTCCAACAGAACCCAGACCCAGCCAGCTGTCAATCACTCTGCTGCCTTCCTCTTCCCTGCTGCAGATGACTCCCACCAAGGGAACTACAGATGTGTTTATGACAATTATGGTTTCTCTCATAACTTCTCCTCTGAGAGTGAGCTCCTCTCcctcaccatcacag CCTCTCCTCTGCCAGCCTTCATCATCAGACACGTTGTAGTGCTGCTGATCCTACTGACAGCCATCACCACCTTCTACCTGTACTACAAG CCCACCAGGAGGCAGAAGAGAGTGAACAGGGTGAGCAGCATGGATCTTTATGTCAATGCCATGGAGATGGTCTCTCTGAGCTCCAGAGCTGAAGCTGGaccgggagaggagagagcagcccaGGGGACGGAGTAG